AGAACAGTCAGGTATCGAAATTCCTGGAGACGAGGGGTGAGGGGATACATCATATGGCCTTTCACGTCGATGATATTGAAGCCGCCATTAAAGAGGCCGTTGAGTTGGAGATAGTCCCGCTCACGAAGGAGGCTCAGCCCGGGGCTTCGGGTACGAGGGTGGTATTTTTACACCCTAAAAGTGCCGGTGGTGTTTTAATAGAGCTCGTTGAAGGATTCCACTGAGGGGGTGTTGAAATGGATGACAAATTGAAGAATTTCTTTGAAATTGACAGGAAGGTATCTCTCGGTGGCGGGGAAGACAGGATAGAAAAACAGCACAAAGCCGGTAAATTGACGGCCCGCGAACGCATTGAAGCTCTTTGTGACGAGGGTAGTTTCGAAGAGACCGATAAATTCGTCAAGCACAGAGCGACCACCTTCGGTCTTGAGGGGAAGGACTTTCCCACCGATGGAGTCGTAACAGGCATCTGCTCGGTCAACGGCAAAAAAGTTGCGGTCTTCTCTCAAGATTTTACCGTGCAGGGTGGCTCTCTCGGTGAGATGCATGCCAAAAAAATCATGAAGGTTCAGGATATGGCCTTGAAGCTTGGAATTCCGATAGTCGGGATAAACGATTCCGGTGGCGCGAGAATACAGGAGGGTGTTGATTCGCTCTTTGGCTACGGGGGAATATTTCACAGGAATACACTTTCTTCAGGAGTCGTACCTCAGATAACCGTTATCTGTGGACCGTGCGCGGGTGGGGCCGTTTACTCGCCAGCCATAACTGATTTCATAATCATGGTTCGCGACAACTCGCAGATGTTCATAACCGGTCCCCAGGTAATCAAAGCCGTAACAGGCGAGGAAACCTCGATGGAGGAACTCGGTGGTGCACTTGTCCACAACAGCAAAAGCGGGAACGCACATTTCATAGCCGATAACGATAAAGAAGCCATGTCTCTGGTCAGAAAGCTACTCGACTTCCTTCCCCAGAACAACGCCGAAGAACCCTATAGACTGCCCTCGCCCGGAGTGGTTGACGAAGAGAAACTGAGAGCTATAATACCCGACAACCCGAAGCAATCGTACGATGTGAAGGATATAATATCGCTCCTGGTTGACGGTGGGGA
This portion of the Mesotoga infera genome encodes:
- the mce gene encoding methylmalonyl-CoA epimerase → MRADRIDHIGVAVRSIEERLKVYRDLLKLDPVKIEELPERGLRVAFVSVGDTRIELLEPIAENSQVSKFLETRGEGIHHMAFHVDDIEAAIKEAVELEIVPLTKEAQPGASGTRVVFLHPKSAGGVLIELVEGFH
- a CDS encoding acyl-CoA carboxylase subunit beta — its product is MDDKLKNFFEIDRKVSLGGGEDRIEKQHKAGKLTARERIEALCDEGSFEETDKFVKHRATTFGLEGKDFPTDGVVTGICSVNGKKVAVFSQDFTVQGGSLGEMHAKKIMKVQDMALKLGIPIVGINDSGGARIQEGVDSLFGYGGIFHRNTLSSGVVPQITVICGPCAGGAVYSPAITDFIIMVRDNSQMFITGPQVIKAVTGEETSMEELGGALVHNSKSGNAHFIADNDKEAMSLVRKLLDFLPQNNAEEPYRLPSPGVVDEEKLRAIIPDNPKQSYDVKDIISLLVDGGEFIEVHKHYAKNMVVGFARIGGRALGIVANQPAVFAGSLDINASDKAARFIRFLDAFNLPIITLVDTPGFLPGVSQEHGGIIRHGAKLLYSYSEASVPKVTLILRKAYGGAYIAMGSQHLGADMVFAWPGAEIAVMGPEGAANIIFRKEIESSSEPEKTREEKINEYKELFANPYVAASRGYIESIIDPARSRAEICRALDILETKTEGRPAKKHGNIPL